Proteins from one Faecalibacterium sp. I3-3-33 genomic window:
- a CDS encoding ABC transporter permease produces the protein MMLYPLYRAVQKLWLNRKTYLFLLIEFVLGTTVVLCGYLSGRAATYRLEAYEMQSRKNSISIQYYGGDGLNAAVTPEDYAKLCEIYGSEYSFSYLLFERTIYTFELQEDKVQDVILSSMDENTFEFFFGVQPEPDTVYFGAQIEKDLPNRLFFGRDWFLLDEQGATINGQLLHTATLPDNSDFLLLSAMESENVDTAQLIVLPFSQLNMLTANADAPMAYLSVFLQSGQGIDDVQRIADWLQSRHPSYSYTVSDQRAELKKSIRDITQWMELFVWVAKCSLVITTVGIIGVLLIYVEQRRREFVIALTLGATHGTLIFELFCEVLLFSLLGGVISLLLTIFIAPQLSTVTFTVRFSWTCAILAIGIAFGITLICCVCTILGTRSRYPTKIL, from the coding sequence ATGATGTTATATCCGCTCTACCGTGCGGTGCAAAAGCTGTGGCTGAACCGTAAAACCTATCTTTTTCTGCTTATAGAGTTTGTGCTTGGCACGACAGTTGTACTTTGTGGATATTTGTCCGGCAGAGCCGCCACATACCGTTTGGAAGCCTACGAAATGCAGAGCAGAAAAAACAGTATATCCATTCAGTATTATGGCGGCGATGGTCTCAATGCTGCCGTAACACCTGAAGATTATGCCAAATTATGCGAAATATATGGCTCGGAGTATAGCTTTTCATATCTGTTGTTTGAACGAACAATCTATACATTTGAGCTACAAGAGGATAAGGTACAAGATGTCATATTATCTTCTATGGATGAGAACACTTTTGAATTCTTCTTCGGCGTACAGCCAGAACCGGATACTGTTTATTTCGGTGCGCAAATAGAAAAGGACTTGCCCAACAGATTGTTTTTTGGGCGTGATTGGTTTTTGCTTGATGAACAAGGCGCAACGATAAACGGACAGCTACTGCACACAGCAACCTTACCCGACAATTCTGATTTCTTACTATTGAGCGCTATGGAAAGTGAAAATGTGGATACCGCGCAGCTTATCGTTTTGCCGTTTTCGCAGCTAAATATGTTGACTGCCAATGCTGACGCCCCCATGGCCTATTTGAGCGTATTTTTACAAAGCGGACAGGGTATTGACGATGTACAGAGAATTGCCGATTGGCTACAAAGCCGTCATCCGTCCTACAGTTATACGGTGTCTGACCAACGCGCGGAACTCAAAAAATCCATCCGCGATATAACGCAATGGATGGAGCTGTTTGTATGGGTAGCAAAATGTTCGCTTGTCATTACAACGGTGGGCATCATTGGAGTTTTACTTATCTATGTAGAACAGCGCAGACGAGAATTCGTTATTGCGTTGACTTTGGGGGCAACACACGGTACGCTTATTTTTGAACTGTTTTGCGAAGTGTTGCTTTTTTCACTTTTGGGAGGTGTAATAAGTTTGCTGTTAACAATATTTATTGCACCGCAGCTTTCCACTGTGACATTCACAGTGCGTTTTTCCTGGACATGCGCGATACTTGCAATAGGCATAGCATTTGGAATCACGCTTATATGTTGTGTATGTACGATCCTCGGCACGCGTAGTCGCTACCCAACGAAGATTTTATAG
- a CDS encoding ABC transporter permease, with protein sequence MKMNSFSYYIWLSTVQFCHEFKINVILIVSMALGLLFPIFCLGNINVFVQNVETMRIQGGADTTVLTLYGVDVAFQDVQRAIQNVGIKSADFALIAYCNSTVDWNDERHSEVVYYTTENITDFEMFVPVAGESVFSKNQNTCIIEKADLEQYGELSIGDTVTVDGQAYKLAGVYSSVRNNGKIFLPLAPQTSKGALQYSRIYFRNTQQSDLERLCTALETIGLKVRSVRNGEQDFQKLLSQCIQQSVLIFSAGAVSLLFAGLNIGLVLTGKILHNKRLIGIHMALGSSYSTELFSALVENLLCFAAAFILDLALVQLLRPTVPQTFALALTAGVYIGAFVFGAGMVLLVTWATMRNLKRRKLVELMERVS encoded by the coding sequence ATGAAAATGAATAGTTTTTCTTATTACATTTGGCTTTCAACCGTGCAATTTTGTCATGAATTTAAAATCAATGTGATTTTGATTGTTTCTATGGCATTAGGGCTACTGTTCCCTATTTTTTGTCTTGGCAACATTAATGTATTCGTACAGAACGTCGAGACTATGCGTATTCAGGGGGGAGCAGATACAACCGTGCTTACTTTATATGGCGTGGATGTCGCATTTCAGGATGTTCAAAGAGCTATACAAAACGTAGGAATAAAGTCGGCAGATTTTGCCCTCATTGCGTATTGCAATAGTACTGTAGACTGGAACGATGAGCGTCACAGTGAGGTGGTCTATTATACAACTGAAAACATCACAGACTTTGAAATGTTTGTACCTGTAGCAGGAGAATCCGTATTTTCTAAAAATCAAAATACATGCATTATAGAAAAAGCGGATTTGGAGCAATATGGTGAGTTGTCTATAGGCGATACTGTCACGGTTGACGGTCAAGCATACAAGCTGGCGGGTGTTTATTCTTCTGTGCGCAACAACGGCAAAATTTTCCTTCCGCTTGCGCCGCAGACCAGTAAAGGCGCTTTACAGTACAGTCGAATCTATTTTCGCAATACGCAACAAAGTGATTTAGAGCGTTTGTGCACTGCGCTCGAAACCATTGGACTGAAAGTTCGTAGCGTTCGCAATGGTGAGCAGGACTTTCAAAAGCTTCTCAGTCAGTGCATCCAACAGTCAGTTCTCATATTCAGTGCGGGGGCTGTCAGCCTGCTGTTTGCAGGTCTTAACATTGGGCTCGTGCTTACCGGAAAAATCCTACACAATAAGCGGCTCATTGGCATACATATGGCGCTGGGCTCTTCTTACAGCACGGAACTTTTCTCCGCATTGGTAGAAAACCTGTTGTGTTTCGCTGCTGCGTTTATCCTTGATTTGGCGCTTGTGCAACTTTTGCGGCCAACGGTTCCCCAAACCTTTGCTCTTGCCCTTACTGCTGGTGTATACATCGGAGCGTTTGTCTTCGGAGCAGGAATGGTATTGCTTGTCACGTGGGCCACCATGCGAAATTTGAAAAGAAGAAAGCTTGTAGAATTGATGGAGAGGGTGTCATGA
- a CDS encoding ABC transporter ATP-binding protein, with protein sequence MKDKILEAVQISKTYGEGESAVHALRNSDLTLENGTFASIIGSSGSGKSTLLKILGGLLPPTTGKVLLDGQDIYAMNAEQLAQVRRQKIGFIFQDFRLFPEYTVRDNILIPFYLDHRAPDEQMLHKLTEILGIAGKLHSRPAQLSGGQQQRVAIARALIAKPRIVFADEPTGNLDTRTGEDTMRLLMECAAEFGQTLIVVTHNPEIAQKAQQIIRIEDGQILSNI encoded by the coding sequence ATGAAAGATAAAATTCTGGAAGCTGTACAGATCTCCAAAACCTACGGGGAAGGAGAAAGCGCTGTTCACGCCCTCAGAAATAGCGACCTGACCCTTGAAAACGGTACATTTGCGTCCATCATCGGTTCCAGCGGCAGCGGAAAATCCACGCTCCTGAAAATTCTGGGAGGACTTCTGCCGCCCACCACCGGAAAAGTTCTGCTGGATGGGCAGGACATTTATGCGATGAATGCGGAGCAGCTGGCACAGGTGCGGCGGCAAAAGATCGGATTTATTTTTCAGGACTTCCGCCTGTTCCCGGAGTACACGGTGCGGGATAATATTCTGATTCCGTTCTATCTGGATCATAGAGCACCGGATGAACAGATGCTCCATAAGCTGACCGAGATCTTGGGTATTGCTGGCAAACTGCATTCCCGCCCAGCGCAGCTCTCCGGTGGACAGCAGCAGCGTGTGGCGATTGCTCGTGCGCTCATCGCAAAACCGCGTATCGTTTTTGCCGATGAACCAACCGGAAATCTGGATACACGGACGGGTGAGGATACGATGCGGCTGCTAATGGAATGTGCTGCGGAGTTCGGGCAAACGCTTATCGTTGTCACGCATAACCCGGAAATTGCGCAGAAGGCGCAGCAGATCATTCGGATCGAGGATGGACAAATTCTGAGCAACATTTGA
- a CDS encoding FtsX-like permease family protein, with amino-acid sequence MKIKESPSIILAFHGMLGRKKQTSLLLLLLTLVFSFLTAAVIYSVSSAQVLQDTRCELYGAWQYLRLSDTAADAAQAQNTLPASAQVSTVIQNGIVLGADDGVAGGIGTVDDTFTQLGRIVPISGDFPMQPDEIAMTTTLLDALGCSYDVGQTVTLKVAANDYDPLAGSGTVMEKAYTLCGVLPAYDVYWNLNGNLTVSGIVAEPLALDGQKFQTFYYLNATAPVTASTDPALVANEYAYPQEDTVSSSLRFLLVAAILVSFFAVAQYFLIVLHKRVHTINTFLTLGAKNRDLRLMCLWEALFAGLAAVAAGFALGCGAAAVGLGLQKHLSFLVVPAASLVPLAVLFLLSVLLGALLPAVLVRPQTAKPQEKPAKKFRLAQLPLAPQIGVGCAVLLIAVSCLYVGWRVMLPYDLDAPYACLSIKMNGTSGMPFSLKDDLAALPGVEEVSAAIDLTDIYTVTSDKIQSSQMLADIWVKGNGFYTDISNLMQNAEKGTLNTAVCALPDDELRRIAADAGVSDEEIETLLAGDSVLTLWRDCYYDPAADEYYQGFQPDGSTLVEPVFAAGDKLSIQYRRYTGQDEAGNEVYRTYTAQLPIAGVVKSASNYTLLTTDRIIFSGTIFVSTALYHKMFESAGSYHMEKEGYSSLNVKLAADNNFSLRRSIASIATRRNGILSADNYDLLSQSYTEGTQSAFLVGILAVFGVLLGCALLVVLNLSAYEVQQQRLSLLLTLGVSPKKLVLSYAKLLLPVIVGTTLLVNIVVYAAVSRIVPIQSILDLIRIHTSGRVFEFHKPVGSQIMVSILLMVFWLSAALLPIFSFIRKKASKGDIL; translated from the coding sequence ATGAAAATCAAAGAAAGTCCATCGATCATTCTGGCGTTTCATGGGATGCTTGGCCGCAAGAAGCAGACCAGCCTATTGCTGCTTTTGCTGACACTGGTTTTCTCGTTCCTGACGGCGGCGGTGATCTACTCCGTCAGCTCTGCACAGGTATTGCAGGACACCCGCTGCGAACTATACGGCGCGTGGCAGTACCTGCGTTTGTCGGATACTGCTGCGGACGCTGCACAGGCACAAAACACCTTGCCCGCATCCGCACAGGTCAGCACAGTGATCCAGAATGGAATCGTTCTCGGCGCAGACGATGGCGTGGCGGGCGGGATCGGAACGGTAGACGATACCTTTACACAGCTGGGACGTATCGTGCCGATCAGCGGTGATTTTCCCATGCAGCCCGATGAGATCGCCATGACAACGACACTGTTGGATGCGCTGGGCTGCTCCTATGACGTAGGGCAGACGGTCACGCTGAAGGTCGCTGCCAATGATTACGACCCGCTGGCAGGCTCCGGCACAGTGATGGAAAAGGCCTATACCCTGTGCGGTGTTCTTCCTGCCTATGATGTTTATTGGAATCTGAACGGCAATCTCACCGTCAGCGGCATTGTAGCAGAGCCGCTTGCCTTGGACGGGCAAAAGTTCCAGACGTTTTATTATCTGAATGCAACCGCACCCGTGACCGCTTCGACCGACCCTGCTTTAGTGGCAAACGAGTATGCCTACCCGCAGGAGGATACCGTTTCGTCCTCCCTGCGCTTTTTGCTGGTCGCAGCGATTCTGGTCAGCTTTTTTGCAGTGGCGCAGTATTTCCTGATCGTTCTGCACAAGCGTGTACATACCATCAATACCTTCCTGACGCTGGGGGCTAAGAATCGGGATCTCCGTCTCATGTGCCTGTGGGAGGCGCTTTTTGCCGGGCTTGCAGCAGTTGCTGCTGGGTTTGCACTGGGCTGCGGTGCTGCGGCAGTCGGTCTGGGGTTGCAGAAGCACCTTTCGTTCTTAGTGGTCCCCGCTGCATCTCTTGTGCCACTGGCGGTGCTGTTTCTGCTCTCCGTACTGCTGGGCGCACTTTTGCCTGCGGTGCTGGTTCGCCCGCAGACCGCAAAACCCCAAGAGAAGCCTGCAAAAAAATTCCGCTTGGCACAGCTGCCGCTTGCACCGCAGATCGGTGTCGGCTGCGCGGTATTGCTGATTGCCGTCAGTTGTCTGTATGTCGGCTGGCGTGTCATGCTGCCGTATGATCTGGATGCACCGTATGCCTGTCTGTCCATCAAGATGAACGGAACCTCCGGGATGCCGTTTTCTTTAAAGGATGACCTCGCTGCATTGCCCGGCGTGGAAGAGGTTTCCGCCGCAATTGATCTGACCGATATCTATACCGTGACGTCCGACAAAATCCAGTCCAGCCAGATGCTTGCCGATATCTGGGTCAAGGGCAACGGTTTCTATACGGACATTTCGAACTTGATGCAAAATGCAGAAAAAGGAACGCTGAATACGGCCGTCTGCGCCTTGCCGGATGATGAACTGCGCCGCATTGCCGCAGATGCCGGCGTTTCGGACGAGGAAATAGAGACGCTGCTGGCAGGGGATTCTGTTTTGACCCTGTGGAGAGATTGCTATTATGACCCCGCTGCGGATGAGTATTATCAGGGCTTCCAACCGGATGGCAGTACGTTGGTTGAACCGGTTTTTGCGGCCGGAGACAAGTTGAGCATCCAATACCGGCGTTATACCGGGCAGGATGAAGCCGGGAATGAGGTCTACCGGACGTACACCGCCCAGCTGCCCATTGCCGGTGTCGTAAAGTCTGCAAGCAATTACACACTGCTGACAACAGACCGGATCATTTTCAGCGGCACGATTTTTGTCAGTACGGCTCTTTATCATAAAATGTTTGAGAGCGCAGGAAGCTACCATATGGAAAAAGAAGGATACAGCAGCCTGAATGTAAAGCTGGCTGCCGACAATAACTTCTCGCTGCGGCGTTCCATTGCATCCATTGCCACACGCAGAAATGGGATTCTGAGCGCAGACAACTACGATCTGCTCAGCCAGAGCTACACCGAGGGCACACAGAGCGCTTTCCTTGTCGGCATCCTTGCTGTATTCGGGGTCCTTCTGGGGTGTGCGCTGCTGGTGGTTTTGAATCTTTCGGCTTATGAAGTCCAGCAGCAGCGGCTGTCGCTTCTCCTGACGCTGGGCGTTTCCCCGAAAAAACTGGTGCTGTCCTATGCAAAGCTGCTGCTCCCGGTCATCGTTGGGACAACGCTGCTTGTGAATATCGTTGTCTATGCGGCGGTCTCGCGCATCGTTCCGATCCAGAGCATTCTAGACCTGATCCGTATCCATACAAGCGGACGGGTGTTTGAATTCCATAAACCCGTGGGAAGTCAGATCATGGTCAGCATTCTGCTGATGGTGTTTTGGTTGTCCGCAGCGTTGCTGCCGATCTTCTCTTTTATTCGTAAAAAAGCATCCAAGGGGGACATTTTATGA
- a CDS encoding LytR/AlgR family response regulator transcription factor yields MLCDKKHSHVQWRDFKMNVLVCDDERQIVDSIIETLEKKTEETQVSSKFYGVSQPGQIDFSRPYDIALLDIDMGETNGIELARKLRAENENIVIIFITNFIQYAPEGFEVQAFRYLLKADLSAKLDSYFDSAVQEVLRRKQLVTISINSEIIDVPVNDILYLESHRRIIVMHLLDEKSPAYQFYGNITELSEKIEPLGFLRIQKSYLVNMHYVEIFQYNKVQLRGGLCLAPSEKNYSELKQKYLHWRGKSRWML; encoded by the coding sequence ATGTTGTGTGATAAAAAGCATTCCCATGTGCAATGGAGGGATTTCAAAATGAATGTCTTGGTTTGTGACGATGAACGGCAGATCGTTGATTCTATCATTGAAACACTTGAAAAGAAAACCGAAGAAACACAGGTGTCATCAAAATTTTATGGAGTTTCGCAGCCAGGTCAAATAGACTTCTCTCGTCCTTATGATATTGCGCTTCTGGATATTGATATGGGCGAAACAAATGGGATTGAGCTTGCCAGAAAGTTACGAGCAGAAAATGAAAACATTGTGATTATCTTTATTACAAATTTTATTCAGTATGCTCCAGAGGGATTTGAAGTTCAAGCCTTTCGCTACTTACTAAAAGCAGATCTCTCTGCTAAACTTGATTCCTACTTTGATTCAGCTGTCCAAGAAGTACTTCGGCGGAAACAGCTTGTCACAATTTCAATCAACTCTGAAATTATCGATGTACCTGTAAATGACATTCTGTATTTAGAATCTCATCGAAGAATCATTGTTATGCACTTGTTGGACGAAAAAAGCCCAGCATACCAATTTTACGGCAACATAACGGAACTATCCGAAAAAATCGAGCCACTCGGTTTCCTTCGTATTCAAAAAAGCTATCTTGTCAATATGCACTATGTCGAAATCTTTCAATACAATAAAGTCCAATTGCGCGGTGGTCTTTGTCTGGCTCCAAGCGAAAAGAATTATAGTGAGCTAAAACAGAAATATTTACATTGGCGAGGTAAAAGTAGATGGATGCTTTGA
- a CDS encoding sensor histidine kinase, whose protein sequence is MDALISLVYTIVDSVCVCLFLDAFASRRWRDHRFLIGVIVQTILTYASIEFSVIALNRNKIVKILLILLSCFMVARTLYENISGKFLLFLIVIEYLLTYSLSFAVGMLATTVCGMDAQTFQADKTLSLIYGISYYSAELFIIALFRKMMLQRMDNRPRSDAQHSQLILYFLFPCASFVMLVILLYVTSGHNIEEFVSAGCCILIFISNIAILFLLERMEYTASEREQLLMLNQQIQLQSKNMTSASELYSAQRKKVHDFRAHLNILNQLMKNQEYSAAEEYLEKITEQQTDRLFLVNTHHPILDALFNTKAAEATQKKINIDFEVNDLSKLPFDASDMVVLLSNLLDNAIEACQQYDKGDKSIHVMAVAQQDFFISVRNTSEPVVIINGSIPTTKPEPQLHGFGLANIRLILEKYSGEYTMFYENGWFQFTADIPFTPIS, encoded by the coding sequence ATGGATGCTTTGATCAGTTTGGTTTACACAATCGTAGATTCCGTCTGCGTATGTCTATTTTTAGATGCCTTTGCTTCGCGTCGTTGGAGGGATCATAGATTCCTTATTGGTGTAATAGTTCAGACCATTTTAACGTATGCGTCCATTGAATTCAGTGTTATTGCCTTAAATCGAAACAAAATCGTCAAAATTCTTTTGATTCTACTATCCTGCTTTATGGTTGCCAGAACTCTATATGAGAATATCTCAGGAAAATTTTTATTATTTCTTATCGTTATAGAATATCTCTTGACTTACAGCTTATCTTTTGCAGTCGGAATGCTTGCAACTACAGTTTGTGGGATGGATGCTCAGACGTTTCAAGCCGACAAAACATTATCTCTAATCTATGGAATCTCTTATTATTCTGCTGAATTATTTATTATTGCGCTATTTCGTAAAATGATGCTTCAGCGTATGGACAACAGACCCAGAAGCGATGCTCAACATTCGCAGCTGATACTCTACTTTCTATTTCCATGCGCATCGTTTGTAATGCTTGTGATCCTACTTTACGTTACAAGCGGTCATAATATAGAAGAGTTTGTTTCTGCAGGTTGCTGTATTCTTATTTTTATTTCAAACATTGCAATTCTCTTTTTATTGGAGCGAATGGAGTATACCGCATCGGAAAGAGAACAGTTATTGATGCTTAACCAGCAGATTCAGCTGCAATCGAAAAACATGACTTCGGCAAGCGAACTTTATTCTGCCCAAAGAAAAAAAGTTCACGATTTTCGGGCGCACCTAAATATCCTAAATCAATTGATGAAGAATCAAGAATATTCTGCCGCTGAAGAATATCTTGAAAAAATCACCGAACAGCAAACAGATCGACTTTTTCTTGTCAACACACATCATCCCATCTTGGACGCACTTTTCAATACAAAAGCCGCCGAAGCAACTCAGAAAAAAATCAATATTGATTTTGAAGTGAATGATCTATCCAAGCTTCCATTTGATGCCTCTGATATGGTAGTGCTTCTATCAAACCTTTTGGATAATGCCATTGAAGCGTGTCAGCAGTATGATAAGGGTGACAAATCGATTCATGTCATGGCCGTTGCGCAGCAAGACTTTTTTATCTCTGTCCGAAACACATCGGAACCTGTTGTAATTATAAATGGCTCCATTCCAACTACAAAACCAGAACCACAGCTGCATGGTTTTGGACTTGCGAACATCCGACTGATTCTTGAAAAATACAGTGGAGAGTATACGATGTTCTATGAAAATGGGTGGTTCCAGTTCACCGCTGATATACCGTTCACTCCGATTTCGTGA
- a CDS encoding DUF3847 domain-containing protein, whose amino-acid sequence MTEPKSDLAYLRNEKAKAEQKLRACQHREKILERQMSELNRRERVHRLCTRAGMLESFLVCPGELTDDQVMELLKISFRQPEVVLALAKMVHDVHERSNVRNPLE is encoded by the coding sequence ATGACCGAACCCAAATCCGACCTTGCCTATCTCCGCAACGAAAAAGCCAAAGCAGAACAGAAGCTGCGCGCTTGTCAGCACCGGGAGAAAATCCTTGAACGCCAGATGTCGGAGCTGAACCGGAGAGAGCGTGTGCACCGTCTTTGTACCCGTGCTGGAATGCTGGAAAGCTTTCTGGTCTGTCCGGGAGAACTGACCGATGATCAGGTGATGGAACTGCTGAAGATCTCGTTCCGTCAACCGGAAGTCGTGCTGGCACTTGCAAAGATGGTGCATGACGTTCACGAACGCAGCAACGTCCGAAACCCTTTAGAATAA
- the mobQ gene encoding MobQ family relaxase codes for MPIPCPHFKITIVKRSQGQSAVAGAAYQSGERLFSEYDQKTKFYNKKKELVHAEIMLPSHAPPGYADRATLWNAVEAVENQWNSQLARRIVLAFPVEVPKERYLSMIKEFCQEQFVSKGMIADFAIHDKGDGNPHAHILLTLRAMDEHGKWLPKARKVYDLDENGERIQLPSGNWKCHKENTVDWNDQKYAEVWRHGWETITNRYLEAADRPERVDLRSFERQGVQQIPTVHLGPAAHQMEKRGIETFLGNLNRDIRAANSLMQSIRSTIRGLQHWIADLTEKKQILLDALEQAKETTLSDLLVDYFNLRNEQRSDWSGKAKLKCTVRDFEEVKRAVDYLKAHSLNTIEDLDTAISNLNQTAAPLRRQLKQNENRMWAIAQIKDAAAVHAKLKPIHDTFIKKNFKLTKDAYAAQHKEELDTFNKAVRTLMKLNGSTAVDFSALDAEFSALQSGSAELRSQLETLQPDISALKNIRKYIDMVLNK; via the coding sequence ATGCCTATTCCGTGTCCGCATTTCAAAATCACCATCGTCAAGCGCAGCCAAGGGCAGTCCGCTGTTGCCGGGGCCGCTTACCAAAGCGGCGAACGGCTATTCAGTGAGTACGACCAGAAAACGAAATTCTACAACAAGAAGAAAGAACTTGTCCACGCCGAGATCATGCTGCCGTCCCATGCGCCACCCGGATATGCAGACCGGGCAACGCTTTGGAACGCCGTGGAAGCCGTGGAGAACCAGTGGAACTCCCAGCTTGCCCGGCGCATCGTGCTGGCGTTTCCGGTGGAAGTCCCGAAAGAGCGGTATCTGTCCATGATAAAGGAATTCTGTCAGGAGCAGTTTGTTTCCAAGGGCATGATTGCCGACTTTGCCATTCACGACAAGGGAGATGGAAACCCACACGCCCACATTCTGCTGACGCTCCGGGCAATGGACGAACACGGTAAATGGTTGCCGAAAGCCCGAAAGGTTTACGACCTTGACGAGAACGGCGAGCGCATCCAGCTCCCCTCCGGCAACTGGAAGTGCCACAAGGAAAACACCGTGGACTGGAACGACCAGAAGTACGCCGAGGTCTGGCGGCATGGTTGGGAAACCATCACCAACCGCTATCTGGAAGCTGCTGACCGCCCAGAGCGTGTTGATCTCCGCTCATTCGAGCGTCAGGGAGTGCAGCAGATTCCGACCGTGCATCTCGGCCCCGCTGCTCACCAGATGGAAAAGCGGGGAATCGAAACCTTTCTCGGAAATCTCAACCGGGATATTCGTGCAGCCAACAGCTTGATGCAGTCCATCCGCAGCACCATTCGTGGTCTGCAACACTGGATTGCAGACCTGACCGAAAAGAAGCAGATTCTTTTGGATGCACTGGAACAAGCCAAGGAGACAACGCTGTCCGATCTGCTGGTGGACTATTTCAATCTCCGCAACGAACAGCGCAGCGATTGGTCTGGCAAGGCAAAACTGAAATGCACTGTCCGGGACTTTGAGGAAGTCAAACGGGCGGTGGACTACCTGAAAGCCCATTCCTTGAACACCATCGAGGATTTGGACACCGCAATTTCTAACTTGAACCAGACTGCCGCCCCTCTCCGCAGACAGTTGAAGCAGAACGAGAACCGGATGTGGGCAATCGCCCAGATCAAGGATGCTGCCGCCGTCCATGCCAAGTTGAAGCCCATCCACGATACCTTCATCAAAAAGAACTTCAAGCTGACCAAGGACGCTTATGCTGCCCAGCACAAGGAGGAGCTGGACACCTTTAATAAAGCTGTCCGCACCCTGATGAAGCTGAACGGCAGCACAGCGGTGGATTTTTCGGCATTGGATGCCGAATTTTCTGCGCTGCAATCCGGCAGCGCAGAGCTGCGCAGCCAACTGGAAACCTTGCAGCCGGACATCTCCGCACTGAAAAATATCCGCAAGTATATCGACATGGTGCTGAATAAGTAG